One Bacillus sp. FJAT-52991 genomic region harbors:
- a CDS encoding flagellar brake protein, with product MLKVGMDLMLEPLDGSDEEEKEVYRCKVADVKDGQVFINYPVNIKSNRTVLLMDDTELMSEFIDPTASSAVYLFSTKVIGRVKQSVPLLILQDPGVDQYKRIQRRKYVRVSTAVDVALHLEGQPPFVVATIDLSAGGFSIPVPIGMSVKEGDQGKVFLSIPFQSGDYHYFDVTGQVVRVHEEDKSNRTIASFQIHDVSRVEQQLLMRFCFERQIILKRKGLV from the coding sequence ATGCTTAAAGTAGGAATGGATTTAATGCTTGAGCCATTAGATGGATCAGATGAAGAAGAAAAAGAAGTGTATCGTTGCAAGGTAGCAGATGTGAAAGATGGTCAAGTGTTTATTAATTATCCCGTGAATATAAAGTCAAATCGTACTGTATTATTAATGGACGATACAGAGTTGATGTCGGAATTTATTGACCCGACAGCGTCCTCTGCTGTCTATCTATTTAGTACAAAGGTCATCGGTCGAGTGAAGCAGTCGGTTCCGCTGTTAATTTTACAAGATCCTGGTGTAGACCAATATAAGCGGATTCAGCGTCGTAAATATGTACGTGTATCTACGGCTGTAGATGTTGCTCTTCATTTAGAAGGTCAACCACCTTTTGTTGTGGCAACGATTGATTTGAGCGCTGGTGGATTTTCCATCCCTGTTCCTATTGGAATGAGTGTCAAGGAAGGTGACCAAGGAAAAGTATTTCTTTCGATCCCATTTCAATCAGGAGATTATCATTATTTTGATGTAACAGGTCAAGTGGTAAGGGTACATGAGGAAGACAAAAGCAATCGAACCATCGCCTCTTTTCAAATACATGATGTTTCTCGAGTAGAACAGCAATTATTGATGCGTTTTTGCTTTGAACGTCAAATTATTCTGAAAAGAAAAGGACTCGTGTAA